DNA from Agarilytica rhodophyticola:
CAATGATATTAATGCGATTAAAAACCGTTTAAACGGCAACCCTTATATCTTCCAAGAAGTCATTGGCGCCGGCGGTGAACCTGTACAACCAGGACAGTACACTTTTGTAGGAGATGTTACCGAGTTTAATTTTACAAATACCATGGGCCATTATTTCAAATTGCGCTCACCTCTTAGAGAGATAAGCAATATTGGCAGCTGGGGCGGCTGGTTAAACTCCGACGACGCCATCGTATTTGTGGCAAATCATGATAATCAACGGCAAAACACCAACAATACCATCACTCATAAAGACGGCAATAATGCGAACAATGTTGCACATGTGTTTATGCTTGGCTGGCCTTATGGTTACCCTAAAATTATGTCAAGTTATGACTGGAACGATCATGACCAAGGCCCTCCAGGACAAGGTGCCAGTAGCTGCAGCAGCGGTTGGCTGTGTGAGCATAGAAATCGTGCGATCGCCAATATGGTGGCCTTTCGAAATAATACCGCTTCAGAGTTTCGCGTTACCAATTATTGGGATAATGGCAACCACCAAATGGCTTGGGGCCGCGGTGGTTTAGGTTTTGTTGTGGTCAATATGGAAGGTTTCAACTTAAATAATACTTTACAAACCGGTATGCCAGCAGGTACTTATTGCGACATAGTCCACGCAGATTTTAACTATCAGAACGGCACATGTAATGGACCGACAGTGACGGTAGATGGCAGTGGAAATGCATCTTTTAACGTGAGTTTCAGAAACGCATCTGCTATCCATGTGGGCGCAAAAGTTGGTGTCCCCTGCCCTGATTGCAGCGGCAACCCTGGTGGTGGCACAGGCGGCGGTAACCCAGGAGGCGGTGGTGGTTCGCAAACTGATGTGGACGTACAATTTACCTGTAATCAAGGAACAACATATTTTGGACAAAGCGTTTATGTGGTGGGTAACAATTCTCAATTGGGTAATTGGAACCTCGCGAATGCAAGAAAGTTAGACCCGGAAAACTACCCCACCTGGAGCAGCGTAATTAATTTACCTGCCAATACAGACGTGGAATGGAAGTGTGTGAAACGTGACGAAAACAACCCCAGCAATGGCGTACAGTGGCAAGGTGGTTCAAACAACTTCTTTAACACCAGTAACAATGCATTTCCAGAAGCCAGTTTCTAGGTAGGAATTGGCTAACGATTAGTTTTGCAAAAAAAGGCTGGTTCATCCAGCCTTTCTTCATCAACACCTTCATATATTGCCTAGATTTACCCACTAACCATCTAAGCTTGAGTCACAGCAGGTGGCACCCATAAATTTCCCCACTTGTTAACTTTTTCCCGATATTCTGTGCCCGCCGATTGGATAAGGTCTCTATACTGCATACGTTCGTTATCGTCGCCACTTCGGTCATATAGTGATACCGCAGCTCGATGAAAAGCTTCAAAATAAGGGCGTTTCAAATCGCCTTTTACATTGTTATCGACTTTATTGTCAGCACAGTATTGTTCAAATTGATCGCTGACATCCACATGTCTACTATTCGGATCAGCGCTAGCTAGGGATTGCATTGCCTTTGCCGTATGCTGACCAATTGAAGCACTGTAAGGTGCAGCGGTTGTTTGATAGCTGAATCCCTCAACAGCCCACTTTTTATCTTCAGCGACTGGAAAACGTCCGGCCCACTCACCACGTTTTTCCGAAGGAGAATGAGGCCTCATAAAGACAGGCTCCTTGAACTCTCCATCACTTTTCGACGGGCCGCGCAGTAGCGACAACATGTCTCGAGGGCTGCTTAATGGCTCCTCAATATTAACAATACTCGCGCTTAAATTATCTCTCACACCACGAACACTAACGCCACTACCAAGCTCAACGTTATGAGTAGAGTTTTTCGCGGTGTGTGTCCACGTTGCTTTTCTATTTAATAGCTCCGCAGCGGCTTCACCCAACTCCTCTTTCGTTTCTCTGCGGGCGATTTCTTCAAACCCCTCTGGCGAGCCGTCTGTTCTTGGATCAGCTGTTCCTCCTGGTCGAGAAACAGTATCACAATAAGCTTCATTAGTGTCTCCATGTTTGCCACTTATACCGGCTAAAACAAGTTCGACCGATTCATTACCATCTATGGGCTGACCAGACTTAACAAAGGTATCGTAGGCATGGCGAGTTAACAAAGGCTCATTTTCTAATAAACGCTTAAATTCACTGGAAACATTATCAACTCTAACTTTGATTAATAAGTTTGCAGCATTTTTATATAAACCGTCAGGTGATTCAAATAAAGCGGGTGCCTTTGAATTATTAGGAACATACATGGTTCCATCTTTAGAGTGTGTGTTAAAATTTTCAGGTAATTTACCGGGTCTTGGATCAAAGCTAACATCATTTGCACTACTATATTTACGATAACTATCTGGTGCCTGGGCATGAGATGCCAATAAGATATTACACTTCTCTCCCTCACAAGCACTTGCAGCTTGAAGAGCAAGGCCAAGTTTATTACCCGAAAATTGTCGCAAATCGGCAACAAAAGTACCAAACCTTCCAGGTTCACTGCAACCTGCACCTAAATTTTGGAGTTGAGTTCGACACTGCTCTGCAGATAATAGTTGTTCTGTAGGTTTTAACTGTTTAGCAATTGCATCGCCATAGGAAATTGCTCCGTTCTTTATTGGCAAGCTTTGTAAACCTACTAAATCATTAGTACCAACAAAAGGTGATGCTAATTCAGTTTTTCCTTGTAAGAGACTTGGAATAGTCTTGGATGTAGTTTGGTTGTGTCTTAAAAATACCGGTTTTTCTGGTGTTGTTTTTTGATATGAAGAATTCTCATCAGACGAGCCTTGTGTCGACAAAGCGCTAATAGAATTTAATCGGGCTATAATATTTTGAGATGAAGCACTAGATACCATATATACAGTTATCCCCTCGCGAGCTATGATATATTTTATATTATTGATTATTGTGAACAGTTTTATTCATTAGTTCATTTTTTTAATATAATTAATAAATTAATGTAACTTATCGTATTGAACCACCTTGTTGATTAATTCCCTTTTCGTTTAACTTTTTACACTCATGAAAAGAACACAGCGCTTTAGGTGCCAGAGAGGTTTAAAATAGCAGGTATGGCGCAAAAAATATCTTTAAAGCTGTTTAACGATATCAATAATGGTACAAAAACACTGTTCAGTGTTTATACTAGGGCCTGTTCACACTAATTTAACCGCTCCTGTTTGCACTCAAAGGCGCTAATCACCAACAGTAGGCACTTTAAGCGAGGCGCGAAGAGTGTAGTTTAGTCGCTCTAAATGAGCGATGAGTAACGCAGAGTGGCGCCGTTGAGTGCAAACCCGAATAGCCACATGGATGTGGTGTATTAGGGCAGTGCAGGAGCAACTGCCAAGGGCTGGTAGCATTTTTCCGCCTAGCGTCGTTAACACGCACTTATTTATGCCTGTATGGATACAGGTAATTAGAGCAATGCAGGAGCAATTGCCGAGAATAACTAAACGGCGTTTGTGTTGCTAGCTAGTCGAAAAAATGCTTATCAGCAGGTACGATTCCATTAGAGTGAACAGGCCCTAGGGCAGGATAACAATAGAGAATACATCTACTCTAACAGTAAAATAGCTAAATTTAGGTGCCGATATGTCTCATCTTACAATGAAAGATCTTGCAACGCCTAGTGAACACTGGTTTAAAGGAAGTGTTGGTGCCTTTGAACCGGATCAAATTCATAACTACTTGTACGAATTGAAAAATGCGCTTGGCGATATATTTAAAATAAGTTTTTATGGTAAATCTGTTGTGGTGTTATCTGAACCAGAGGCCGTGCGCTATATTTTGAAAAACCGTCCTGGGCTATTTCGCCGAGTTTCCCGTATTGAATCAGTCTTTGAGGATTTAGGCGTTCATGGTGTTTTTTCGGCAGAAGGCGAAGACTGGAAAAAATATCGAAATTTTCTTAATCCCGCTTTTAGACCATCCCAAATAAAGTTATTTTATCCATCAATTTATTTGGTAACCCAGCGTCTTTGTTCCGTTGTTCCTTCACAACAAAAGTCTTTTAATTTTCAGCAACTTATTGAACGCTACACAGTGGATGTTACGACAAAACTATCTTTTGGCTATGATTTAAACACTTTGGAAAAACCCGTTTCAGAACTACAACATAAACTCTCTCTCATTTTTCCAGGAATTAGTAGTAGGTTGAGATCTCCTTTCCCATATTGGGAATATTTTAAATTATCAAAAGACAAAAAAATTGATGAGGCCTTGGTTCTTATCCGTGACTACGTTGCTAAGTTTATTGCAGCGGCTAAACAAAGAATTGAGAATAATCACCAAGCCTCCAATATTTTGGATTCTATGCTAATGGCCGATCCCGAATCAGAGCATGAAATTTTTGGCAATATGATGACGCTTTTGTTGGCGGGTGAAGATACAACAGCCAACACTATTGCTTGGGCAATAGATTATTTAACAGATTTCCCCGATATTCAAGAGCGAATATTTCATGAAATTCGCCAGCGTTATCCAAAAGACGGCCAGTTAAAATGGGACGACTTGGATGACTTTCCACTGACGTTCGCCGCTGCCCAGGAAGCAATGCGAATAAGACCTGTAACACCATTTGCCCAGATTGAAAATAACAATGACGAAACCATATGTGGTTATAAAATACCCAAAGGCACAACCTTCTTCGTCTTACTGAGTGATAAGGGTATGAGCCCTGAATTATTTGAAGAGCCCCAAAAGTTTAATCCTGACCGATGGCTCAATATCGATGAAGAAAAGCTCAAAACTATTGCCAAGGATATGCATCCATTTGGCGGTGGTGCTCGTCTATGCCCGGGACGTCAGCTGGCATTGATTGAAATGAAAATAGCACTTATAGAACTTCTCTACCGCTTTAAATTCACCAAAGAAACTCATGTTGGCTCAACCAGAGACAGTTTTTCTATGACGGTTAAGCCACAAAACCTCTTTGTCAGAGCTACCGCTAGAAACATATGCAAGCAAGAAACTGAAAAGGAAATACCTACGCTAGCATGATGAGAAAATAATAAATATTTTCAGGCTATTATTGTAGTAATAGCCTGCACATTAACGTAATTTTATGAGACCACAGGCGCTAAAGAGAATACATATAATAAAGAAAAGTAAGAAAATAAATACCACGTTCAGTTCATTTTAGTATCTTGCCCCACGAGCAAGAAGCCCAAGATCTACTATATAGCAGTCATGTCCTTGTTTTTTATGGCTACGAAGAGAATTTCATTTATCAATACTGTCGAATACTCTAGACTCTACCTTGAAAAACACGGGAACCTGAGATGTCAGCAGCGAGCATAAATAACTTAGATCACTTACTTAAAGAAAATTTTGGCTTTGATGATTTCCGCGAGGGACAAAAGCCTGTTATTGAAAAACTTCTTGCAGGTCAGTCATCGTTGGCTATCTTTCCGACAGGCTCGGGAAAATCGCTCTGTTACCAGCTAACTGCAACGCAGCTTCCACATCTTACGCTAGTTGTGTCCCCCCTATTGGCCTTGATGAAAGATCAATTAGCTTTTTTACATAAACATAGTATTAAGGCTGCCAGTTTAGACTCAAGCCTCGATTACGATGAATACAATAAAGTTGTCAACGATATCCGCAATAATACACTTAAGATATTAATGGTGTCGGTTGAGCGTTTTAAAAACGAACGCTTTCGCTTACTTATTGAAAACACAAAAATCTC
Protein-coding regions in this window:
- a CDS encoding carbohydrate-binding module family 20 domain-containing protein produces the protein MKRSLNIALRAVFLLLFSQLAHLAHAVPRTAFVHLFEWQWNDIAAECENFLGPKGFAAVQVSPPQKSINGSQWWTRYQPVSYAVEGRSGSRAQFADMVRRCKAVGVDIYVDAVINHMAAFDRRFPEVPYDPNDFHTCTDDIDYSNEWSIQNCDLVGLNDLKTESGYVQSRIADYMNDLIGMGVAGFRIDAAKHMPANDINAIKNRLNGNPYIFQEVIGAGGEPVQPGQYTFVGDVTEFNFTNTMGHYFKLRSPLREISNIGSWGGWLNSDDAIVFVANHDNQRQNTNNTITHKDGNNANNVAHVFMLGWPYGYPKIMSSYDWNDHDQGPPGQGASSCSSGWLCEHRNRAIANMVAFRNNTASEFRVTNYWDNGNHQMAWGRGGLGFVVVNMEGFNLNNTLQTGMPAGTYCDIVHADFNYQNGTCNGPTVTVDGSGNASFNVSFRNASAIHVGAKVGVPCPDCSGNPGGGTGGGNPGGGGGSQTDVDVQFTCNQGTTYFGQSVYVVGNNSQLGNWNLANARKLDPENYPTWSSVINLPANTDVEWKCVKRDENNPSNGVQWQGGSNNFFNTSNNAFPEASF
- a CDS encoding cytochrome P450 yields the protein MSHLTMKDLATPSEHWFKGSVGAFEPDQIHNYLYELKNALGDIFKISFYGKSVVVLSEPEAVRYILKNRPGLFRRVSRIESVFEDLGVHGVFSAEGEDWKKYRNFLNPAFRPSQIKLFYPSIYLVTQRLCSVVPSQQKSFNFQQLIERYTVDVTTKLSFGYDLNTLEKPVSELQHKLSLIFPGISSRLRSPFPYWEYFKLSKDKKIDEALVLIRDYVAKFIAAAKQRIENNHQASNILDSMLMADPESEHEIFGNMMTLLLAGEDTTANTIAWAIDYLTDFPDIQERIFHEIRQRYPKDGQLKWDDLDDFPLTFAAAQEAMRIRPVTPFAQIENNNDETICGYKIPKGTTFFVLLSDKGMSPELFEEPQKFNPDRWLNIDEEKLKTIAKDMHPFGGGARLCPGRQLALIEMKIALIELLYRFKFTKETHVGSTRDSFSMTVKPQNLFVRATARNICKQETEKEIPTLA